The Drosophila innubila isolate TH190305 chromosome 3R unlocalized genomic scaffold, UK_Dinn_1.0 2_E_3R, whole genome shotgun sequence genome has a segment encoding these proteins:
- the LOC117792705 gene encoding uncharacterized protein LOC117792705, translating into MRAPIPDTNPDPETKLALYTHSKVASCFSSCLGYARNVGASEDINSIEATSTLTTYRQIPGAGNGAGSAPARRVPVLFSTNRGLYLRVAQPQVTLQPMSNSGQHYDISFCDLERWSTNRANVVSLEDTFSMLQPEAHPQSSQQQRAWNNFGAYNMQR; encoded by the exons atgcGTGCTCCTATCCCAGACACCAATCCAGACCCAGAGACTAAATTGGCGTTGTACACGCACAG CAAAGTGGCGTCCTGTTTCTCCAGTTGCCTGGGCTACGCACGCAACGTAGGTGCTAGTGAAGACATCAACTCCATTGAGGCAACGTCTACGTTGACGACCTATCGACAAATTCCTGGCGCTGGCAATGGTGCGGGCTCGGCTCCAGCGCGACGTGTTCCGGTCCTATTTTCAACCAATCGTGGACTGTATTTGCGTGTGGCACAGCCCCAAGTGACGCTCCAGCCAATGTCCAATAGTGGTCAGCACTACGACATTAGCTTCTGTGATCTCGAACGCTGG AGCACGAATCGCGCCAACGTTGTTTCTCTAGAGGACACGTTCAGCATGTTGCAGCCGGAAGCGCATCCTCAGAGCAGTCAACAGCAACGGGCATGGAATAACTTTGGGGCATACAACATGCAGCGCTGA
- the LOC117791829 gene encoding mediator of RNA polymerase II transcription subunit 17, whose product MSNSVNISVETTCENQIREIAYDGTELYQPPPTLSESLAKCAARIDFSKTSLDDLKKEEKTAAAAEEESKDANQFQESLWPWDAVRNKLKDAYTEICVLSDVISIAKDKRYLVLDPLLEEGDDTKPIVQVYSRKKAISQAAQVLLGGAERIRNAHSEQRSRNVSDFHIELLRLRQNWRLKKVSNGAIIGDLSYRTAGSKFGMSGTFEVTKAEDALDDDNVGNSTGASANSSGSSSNNGMQLKASSALRVIVPSELQGVAYIKVITQKDQEDLCTAQVNLMGHGPNITAQVGVWQKTLEFAQNVLFCKELFAQLAREAIQLQAPIPHVVIGNQIRATLLPNIQLIISLCHSTSFDSSQPAPINDHDHVLEHSLHQLLREVHYKNSHHPFPHPASAPLGPSKKRMLAGPTAADREALLDMTKTQTILEQIIAQAQHIFMRKRTQYVLDTLARDVKDPQIVSHWNAMNSPTMSCVKINIVTHGYDAIGRTSLVIHVKERSLKCICRDGRVMRLSYEPQELRDLILCQINSHQISCLVSLARCMAWTVLSNSNHLGIGKVEPLGNASSCLLASPNSDRMIAVQIRCDPQIDVKVYIARSPRQDFFPSPLVPEKFWENLGGNFKEVRFDKIEGKSFLNKMEFLMASLTSNTA is encoded by the exons ATGTCCAACTCGGTTAATATATCGGTGGAAACAACGTGCGAGAACCAGATACGTGAAATTGCTTATGATGGCACCGAGCTCTATCAACC ACCGCCGACGCTGTCAGAGAGTCTCGCAAAGTGCGCGGCACGTATAGATTTCAGCAAGACGTCGCTGGATGACCTCAAGAAGGAGGAGAAGACAGCAGCTGCGGCTGAGGAGGAGAGCAAGGATGCCAACCAGTTCCAGGAGAGCCTTTGGCCATGGGATGCAGTACGCAACAAGCTGAAGGATGCCTACACGGAAATCTGTGTACTATCTGATGTTATATCCATTGCAAAGGATAAGCGCTATTTGGTGCTGGACCCGTTGCTTGAGGAGGGCGATGACACCAAGCCCATTGTGCAGGTCTACAGTCGCAAAAAGGCCATCTCGCAGGCTGCCCAGGTGCTGCTCGGTGGCGCTGAGCGGATACGAAATGCCCACAGCGAGCAACGTAGCCGCAATGTGTCCGATTTCCATATTGAGCTGCTGCGTCTACGTCAGAACTGGCGTCTAAAGAAAGTCTCCAACGGCGCCATTATTGGTGATCTCAGCTATCGGACTGCGGGCTCCAAATTCGGCATGAGCGGTACTTTTGAGGTGACCAAGGCGGAGGATGCGCTGGACGATGATAATGTCGGCAATAGTACTGGCGCCTCTGCAAATtcaagtggcagcagcagcaacaatggaATGCAGCTGAAAGCCAGCTCCGCCCTGCGTGTCATAGTGCCCTCCGAGCTTCAGGGCGTGGCATACATTAAAGTCATTACACAAAAAGATCAAGAGGATCTATGCACAGCTCAG GTTAATCTTATGGGACATGGACCCAACATTACTGCCCAGGTGGGAGTTTGGCAGAAGACCCTGGAGTTCGCCCAGAACGTGCTCTTCTGCAAGGAGCTGTTCGCTCAGCTGGCCCGTGAGGCCATTCAGCTGCAAGCACCTATTCCCCATGTGGTCATTGGCAACCAGATACGCGCCACGCTGCTGCCCAACATCCAGCTAATTATATCATTGTGCCACTCGACGAGCTTTGACTCCAGCCAGCCGGCGCCTATCAATGACCATGATCATGTGCTGGAGCATTCACTGCATCAGCTGCTACGCGAGGTGCACTACAAAAACTCGCATCATCCGTTTCCTCATCCGGCCAGTGCGCCGCTGGGACCGAGCAAGAAGCGCATGTTGGCTGGACCCACAGCCGCAGATCGGGAGGCACTGCTGGACATGACCAAGACGCAGACGATACTCGAACAGATCATTGCCCAAGCTCAGCACATCTTTATGCGCAAGCGCACACAGTACGTTCTGGACACGCTGGCACGCGATGTCAAGGATCCGCAGATAGTATCACACTGGAATGCAATGAACAGTCCCACCATGTCCTGTGTGAAGATAAATATTGTGACGCATGGCTATGATGCCATCGGACGCACCTCGCTGGTCATACACGTCAAGGAGCGATCACTGAAGTGCATATGCCGCGATGGACGCGTCATGCGGCTTTCATATGAACCGCAGGAATTGCGCGATCTGATTCTCTGCCAGATCAATTCGCATCAGATCAGCTGCCTGGTGAGCCTGGCCCGTTGCATGGCCTGGACGGTGCTCTCGAATAGCAATCATCTGGGCATTGGCAAGGTGGAACCACTCGGCAATGCCAGCTCCTGTCTGCTGGCCTCGCCCAACAGTGATCGCATGATTGCCGTGCAGATACGCTGCGATCCACAAATCGATGTTAAGGTTTACATAGCGCGCAGTCCGCGACAGGATTTCTTTCCCAGTCCATTGGTGCCGGAGAAGTTCTGGGAGAATCTCGGTGGCAATTTCAAGGAG GTTCGATTCGACAAGATCGAGGGCAAGAGTTTTCTCAACAAAATGGAATTTCTGATGGCATCCCTGACCAGCAACACGGCATGA
- the LOC117790745 gene encoding proteasome assembly chaperone 2: MLFLKNKAKTLDVANYTVIIPSICVGNAAQLACDLLIASKKLKRIGSLSHPALIPVYGPSAYQHEPNELVSSCELYESTEDKLLVIQFRAPLIARHTKSFQNNLVDLLKPARRVVILSGSFGFERRVIEDSPWAYRASDSFKAAHATQLGNAALVKWKEHTGENIFGGGNALQLFKAFEEQQVPVMLLFRYLLEGDNSTDASLIVRELNELCEDFLQLRDGGDGSFKLTVPKSWNLLFGNDVTELLF, from the coding sequence AtgttatttcttaaaaataaagcaaaaacacTTGATGTGGCAAATTACACGGTCATTATACCAAGTATTTGTGTGGGCAACGCCGCTCAATTGGCTTGCGACCTGTTAATTGCCTCCAAGAAGCTGAAACGCATTGGAAGCTTATCCCATCCAGCCTTAATACCGGTATATGGACCTTCGGCCTATCAGCATGAACCAAACGAGCTCGTATCATCCTGTGAGCTCTATGAATCGACGGAAGATAAACTGTTAGTGATTCAATTCCGAGCACCGCTTATTGCACGACACACAAAATCTTTTCAAAATAATCTTGTGGATTTGCTGAAGCCAGCACGTCGTGTGGTCATCCTCAGTGGCAGTTTTGGCTTCGAGCGACGTGTCATCGAGGATTCCCCTTGGGCTTATCGTGCCAGTGACAGCTTTAAGGCAGCTCATGCCACGCAGCTGGGAAACGCCGCCTTGGTGAAGTGGAAGGAGCACACTGGCGAGAACATCTTTGGCGGCGGCAATGCATTGCAGCTGTTTAAGGCATTTGAGGAACAACAGGTGCCTGTCATGCTGCTATTCCGCTATCTCCTGGAGGGCGACAACTCCACAGATGCCTCCCTGATTGTGCGGGAGCTGAACGAACTATGCGAGGATTTCCTCCAGTTACGCGACGGCGGCGACGGCAGCTTCAAGCTGACCGTACCAAAGTCCTGGAATCTATTATTTGGAAATGATGTAACCGAGTTACTATTTTAG
- the LOC117790744 gene encoding actin-related protein 5, with protein MATQKRVLIIDNGSYECRVGWHDTKEPELRFRNVLTKPRKDRKKDNQVATDALAPSSSVEECKGNGEIQVGNDITNIEAVRAHLKSPFERNVITNWNHQEQIFDYIFTKMGFEGKESIAHPIVLTEALANPNLCRRQMSELLFECYGVPAVSYGIDALYSWQHHQLDHRNVSDALIISFGYSTTHVIPVLAGRMQLENVRRLNVGGFHIINYLFRLMQMKYPVHLNAITSRMEKLVHEHCHIALDYREELLKWAQLDYYEAHVMKIQLPYNPVTASNALLTAEQKQEKRRELALRLLDIKNRREREKLQEDEDHLQLLHKLRQLYEQQKLQKFERALQQQQIANLEELDKLIGTLSGRIKRIKDRASGTPRPSKQQDKLDKMPKPPEGMPQAQWLAEMREKREELLRRKQARQQQRTEQGKRHTHAAQERMRIISTLARSEKRRKANNGEEEDDGFGMNDNDWDVYKRINRYNDDSDSDAENEQMLEYEKILHHYDASFDDANNAAMQALAAAENYQLHFGVEEIRVPEILFQPSMIGCTEAGLAELIAFVLKLFPADEQQRLVDHVYLTGSCAQFRGLKERLLKELLELRPFQSSFAIYESKDPTLSAWLGACLQAKEPNFNESLTTRSQYQEHGSEYFREHSASNLYYPTPKD; from the coding sequence atggCAACGCAAAAGCGCGTGCTAATTATCGACAACGGGTCGTACGAATGCCGCGTCGGTTGGCACGACACTAAGGAACCAGAACTGCGTTTTCGCAATGTTCTCACCAAGCCACGAAAGGACAGAAAGAAGGACAATCAAGTGGCGACCGATGCCTTGGCGCCATCTTCCTCTGTGGAGGAATGCAAGGGCAACGGAGAAATACAAGTGGGCAATGACATAACGAACATCGAGGCGGTACGCGCTCATCTAAAATCCCCATTTGAGCGCAACGTGATAACCAATTGGAATCATCAGGAGCAAATTTTCGACTATATATTCACAAAGATGGGTTTCGAGGGCAAGGAGAGCATTGCGCATCCAATTGTGCTTACAGAGGCATTGGCCAATCCCAATTTGTGTCGCCGCCAAATGAGTGAGCTGCTCTTTGAATGCTACGGCGTGCCTGCGGTCTCCTACGGCATTGATGCTTTATACAGCTGGCAGCATCATCAGCTGGACCACAGAAATGTGTCGGATGCACTCATCATATCCTTTGGCTATAGCACAACGCATGTGATCCCTGTGCTGGCTGGCAGAATGCAGCTGGAGAACGTGCGTCGTTTGAACGTGGGCGGATTTCACATCATTAATTATCTGTTCCGGCTGATGCAGATGAAGTATCCAGTGCATCTGAATGCGATCACAAGTCGCATGGAGAAGCTAGTACACGAACACTGTCACATTGCCCTAGACTACCGGGAGGAACTGCTTAAATGGGCGCAATTGGACTATTACGAGGCGCACGTTATGAAGATACAACTGCCCTATAATCCAGTTACTGCCAGCAATGCTCTACTAACCGCCGAGCAGAAGCAGGAGAAGCGTCGGGAGCTGGCACTGCGACTGCTGGACATCAAGAATCGTCGCGAACGTGAGAAGTTGCAGGAGGATGAAGATCACCTGCAGTTGCTCCACAAGCTTAGGCAGCTCTATGAGCAGCAGAAACTGCAGAAATTTGAGCGGGctctgcagcaacagcagattGCGAATCTAGAGGAGCTGGACAAGCTGATAGGAACACTAAGTGGACGCATAAAACGCATCAAGGATCGGGCCTCTGGCACGCCGCGACCAAGCAAACAGCAGGACAAGCTGGATAAGATGCCCAAGCCGCCGGAGGGCATGCCGCAGGCTCAGTGGCTGGCAGAGATGCGTGAGAAGCGCGAGGAGCTGCTGCGTCGCAAACAggccagacaacaacaacgcacaGAGCAGGGCAAGAGGCACACACACGCCGCCCAGGAGCGCATGCGGATTATATCAACGCTGGCGCGGAGCGAGAAACGTCGCAAGGCCAACAACGGCGAGGAGGAGGACGACGGCTTTGGCATGAACGACAACGACTGGGACGTATACAAGCGAATCAATCGCTACAATGACGACAGCGACTCGGATGCAGAGAACGAGCAGATGCTCGAGTACGAGAAGATTCTGCACCACTACGACGCCAGTTTCGATGATGCCAACAACGCGGCAATGCAGGCACTCGCTGCTGCCGAGAACTACCAGCTCCACTTTGGGGTAGAGGAAATCCGCGTGCCCGAGATTCTCTTTCAGCCGAGCATGATTGGTTGCACAGAGGCGGGTCTGGCGGAGCTCATTGCCTTTGTGCTAAAGCTTTTCCCGGCCGATGAGCAGCAGCGTCTGGTGGATCATGTCTATCTAACGGGTAGCTGTGCCCAGTTCCGTGGCCTTAAGGAGAGACTACTTAAAGAGTTACTCGAGCTGCGTCCATTTCAGTCCAGTTTCGCCATCTACGAGTCCAAGGATCCCACCTTGAGCGCCTGGCTAGGTGCTTGCCTCCAGGCCAAAGAGCCGAACTTTAACGAATCGCTAACCACGCGATCACAGTACCAGGAACATGGCAGCGAATATTTTAGGGAACACAGTGCGAGCAATCTCTATTATCCTACACCAAAAGATTAG
- the LOC117790755 gene encoding uncharacterized protein LOC117790755 encodes MFVKIKLEDAGNSKNPLILSIEDNATIFDLKTNLESFVDIPADQQEIQRMDRILDNFDELTKVVNKEIDGDKINGAAISLYTNKKFFCFLQFYNKNESDNQSNFFSQPSNAKKLPIDQLPQYIEHLDSETSWHSSSSSESDSTDQSSNSSDLSEDSRSPKRKSNFKPNSPTKRLRHSTDDIDKRSERTSTALTPIRQATPIQEVSMVQIPESTPAQSAATGVSLMPADQGTKNIVVVEVAPQATVPFTNIVGKTSTLESSHNLKEMPAAPLKPVQTSTLESSDNPKVNTTAPYVAKKPVGTSTLESTVNVKEKTTTPYHAMKPVQTSTLESSDKPKEKTAAPYVAMKPEQRRYAVVINKGIDEQQPDYGRLMKHFYGLFESSRSCGQLNFSESLSITAHDDQLWVLCEDYETCEWIANGARILNSYKCCSFIKYFGLSKCRVVLPQVVDGKELSNIFQLLELQNLGLCTNKWCVVERSLLDPNSEDYDSQAMTTLCKNEILTLYVDQESKWFIQEQDFKLKYCFWKLTFQF; translated from the exons atgtttgtaaaaatcaaattggaGGATGCTGGCAATTCAAAA AATCCTCTTATATTGAGCATAGAGGAtaatgcaacaatttttgatttgaaaacgAATTTGGAATCATTCGTGGACATACCGGCAGATCAACAGGAAATACAGAGAATGGACCGCATATTGGACAATTTTGATGAGCTAACCAAGGTGgttaataaagaaattgaCGGCGATAAAATCAATGGAGCTGCAATTTCTTTATATACCAACAAGaaatttttctgctttttgcaattctacaataaaaatgaaagcgACAATCAGAGCAACTTCTTCAGTCAACcatcaaatgcaaaaaaattgcCAATTGATCAATTGCCTCAATATATTGAACACCTCGACTCGGAGACTTCGTGGCAttcttcatcatcatccgAGTCCGATTCGACGGATCAGAGCAGTAATAGCAGCGATTTAAGCGAGGATTCGCGGAGTCCTAAGCgcaagtcaaattttaaacCGAACTCTCCGACAAAGAG ATTACGCCATTCCACGGATGATATCGACAAACGGAGTGAGCGAACATCAACTGCTTTGACACCGATAAGACAGGCAACGCCTATTCAGGAGGTTTCGATGGTGCAAATACCTGAATCTACACCTGCacaatcagcagcaacaggtgTCTCTCTCATGCCTGCTGATCAGGGGACAAAAAACATTGTGGTTGTCGAAGTGGCACCACAGGCAACTGTTCCATTTACAAATATTGTGGGAAAGACTTCCACGTTGGAATCAAGTCACAATCTGAAAGAGATGCCGGCAGCTCCTTTGAAACCGGTGCAGACTTCCACGTTGGAATCAAGTGACAATCCAAAGGTGAACACGACAGCTCCTTATGTTGCTAAGAAACCGGTGGGGACTTCCACGTTGGAATCAACTGTCAATGTAAAGGAGAAGACGACAACTCCCTACCATGCCATGAAACCGGTGCAGACTTCCACACTGGAATCAAGTGACAAACCAAAAGAGAAGACGGCAGCTCCTTATGTTGCTATGAAACCAGAACAGCGTAGATATGCAGTTGTTATCAACAAAGGCATCGATGAGCAACAGCCGGATTATGGTCGCCTAATGAAGCATTTTTATGGACTATTTGAATCGTCCAGAAGCTGCGGGCAGCTCAACTTTAGCGAATCTCTCTCAATTACTGCGCACGATGACCAGCTGTGGGTGCTGTGTGAGGATTATGAGACCTGTGAGTGGATTGCCAACGGTGCACGCATCCTGAACTCCTACAAATGCTGTAGTTTCATCAAATATTTCGGACTTTCGAAATGCCGTGTGGTGCTGCCACAGGTGGTTGATGGAAAGGAActatcaaatatatttcagcTACTTGAGTTGCAGAACTTAGGACTGTGCACAAATAAATGGTGTGTTGTGGAACGATCCCTTCTCGATCCAAACTCTGAGGATTATGACTCCCAAGCCATGACCACCTTGtgcaaaaatgaaatactAACTCTGTATGTGGATCAGGAGAGCAAGTGGTTTATACAGGAACAGGATTTTAAGCTCAAGTATTGTTTCTGGAAGCTGACATTCCAGTTCTAA
- the LOC117790752 gene encoding importin-13, which translates to MDLEQPIDIARLEEAVLVFYRSTSQEQAITHEWLTKAEASPQAWQFSWQLMQLGKSQEVQFFGAITLHSKLMKHWNEVPPESREELKQKILETIVQFAAGPKLVLNRLCLALSAYIVHMLEDWPCAIEEVIDTFQRQRIPNVTVDVQLWIMLEVLLGIPEEAQIIHTSVKRVTLRAEMGKRVPLVLQTVETYLKRQMNTEWDAEGHGNMLRAIKCVTVWIRNIGYSIEECVSICAVLLELVNKCYWPCIRSGVGCMSADENELAETCLKAMVSIIVQPDCYNYPKTAAVLIKMFLDSLCEITKVEWKRDNDNEDIIVHIYMLFVSAVERHSGLFLSGITALDPMLNAIFTRMVHEILQCTDKPGIYPVEESCSTMALAFWYMLQGDVFAMPIEEEKLKCWEHIKPLYAHLTTILVRKSEQPDENSIDKWNSDDLECFRCYRQDISDTFMYCYDVLHDYILEILAAMLDEAIGDLQTHPTHWTKLEACIYSFQSVAEHFGGEENRQIPKLMRVLSEIPYEKLNDKLLGTALETIGSYCTWLMENPTFIPPAIDLLVRGLNSTMSAQATLGLKELCRDCQLQLKPYAEPLLDACQATLSTGRMKNSDSVRLMFSIGKLMSLLPPEQIPKYLDIIVSPCFEELQTICQAGAKTPAARIRTIFRLNMISTLFSSLNTDLDDDFKDVHTVQPVLLVMQKTMPIFRQIAELWVEEIDVLEAACNALKHAIVNLRSSFRPMLQDLCYFIVASFQTRCCAPTLEISKTVIIIFYKEESCKPLMQQLLSEFVVYSFKLFEAVPQQNFSNISDTMEMFFGCLTQIIKKVPQVLEDKSLAYDRLIYYAQHSMTLPENGPIRAGIQFVTHFVMQSRNHLHMAEVVMANGEQIMHTAMVCVGYMTPRQQVEKFADLFLAINKKYPAEMVVWLKNVMSVPNFPTELISDAEKARYVSLIIKVKVNKRLLQQHLNELAIKTRGLVPLQVPVN; encoded by the exons ATGGATCTAGAACAACCCATCGATATTGCGCGTCTGGAGGAGGCTGTATTGGTCTTTTACCGTTCAACATCGCAGGAGCAGGCAATTACACACGAATGGCTGACGAAGGCCGAGGCCAGCCCCCAGGCTTGGCAATTTTCCTGGCAGCTGATGCAGCTGGGCAAG AGTCAAGAGGTGCAATTTTTTGGCGCAATTACATTGCACTCCAAGTTGATGAAGCATTGGAACGAAGTTCCACCCGAAAGTCGAGAGGAGCTGAAACAAAAGATATTGGAAACAATTGTGCAATTTGCGGCAGGACCAAAACTGGTCCTCAATCGACTCTGTCTAGCG TTGAGTGCCTATATTGTGCACATGCTGGAGGATTGGCCCTGTGCCATTGAGGAGGTCATCGACACATTTCAGCGACAACGCATTCCGAATGTCACCGTGGATGTGCAGCTATGGATTATGCTGGAGGTGCTATTGGGCATACCCGAAGAGGCGCAAATCATTCATACCTCCGTCAAGCGCGTCACATTGCGGGCAGAAATGGGCAAGCGTGTGCCGCTCGTGCTGCAGACGGTGGAGACGTATTTGAAGCGGCAAATGAACACCGAATGGGATGCCGAAGGACATGGCAATATGTTGCGTGCAATCAAGTGTGTTACCGTCTGGATTAG GAACATTGGCTACTCCATTGAAGAATGCGTCAGCATTTGCGCGGTGCTTTTGGAGCTGGTGAACAAGTGTTATTGGCCCTGCATTCGTTCTGGAGTTGGTTGCATGTCCGCCGACGAGAACGAGCTGGCCGAGACCTGCCTAAAGGCAATGGTCAGCATCATTGTGCAACCAGATTGTTACAACTATCCCAAGACAGCGGCAGTGCTCATTAAGATGTTTTTGGACTCACTGTGCGAAATCACAAAGGTGGAATGGAAACGGGACAATGATAATGAGGACATTATTGTGCATATCTACATGTTGTTTGTCTCCGCTGTGGAACGTCACTCCGGGCTGTTTCTTAGTGGTATTACGGCCCTAGATCCAATGTTAAATGCCATTTTTACTCGCATGGTACACGAGATACTGCAGTGTACAGATAAGCCGGGTATTTATCCTGTCGAGGAATCATGCAGCACCATGGCCTTGGCCTTTTGGTATATGTTGCAGGGCGATGTCTTTGCCATGCCCATCGAGGAGGAGAAGCTCAAGTGCTGGGAGCACATAAAACCACTCTATGCTCATTTAACCACCATTCTAGTACGCAAATCCGAGCAGCCAGATGAGAACTCCATTGACAAGTGGAACTCTGATGATCTGGAATGCTTTCGATGCTATCGTCAAGACATTTCCGATACTTTT ATGTATTGCTATGATGTGTTACATGATTATATTTTGGAGATACTGGCCGCCATGTTGGACGAGGCAATTGGCGATTTACAAACGCATCCCACCCACTGGACTAAACTGGAGGCATGTATCTACTCGTTTCAGTCGGTTGCCGAACACTTTGGCGGCGAAGAGAATCGACAAATACCGAAACTAATGCGCGTGCTCTCCGAAATACCCTATGAGAAGCTAAATGACAAGTTGCTTGGGACTGCGCTGGAGACTATTGGCTCCTATTGCACTTGGTTAATGGAGAATCCAACTTTTATACCGCCAGCTATAGATCTGCTGGTGCGTGGTCTCAACTCGACAATGTCGGCACAGGCAACGCTGGGCCTAAAGGAGCTATGTCGCGATTGCCAATTGCAGTTAAAGCCGTATGCGGAGCCGCTCCTCGACGCTTGCCAAGCTACACTCAGCACAGGTCGCATGAAGAACTCGGACTCTGTGCGTCTCATGTTCAGTATTGGCAAACTGATGAGTTTGTTGCCACCGGAGCAGATTCCCAAATACCTGGATATTATTGTCAGTCCCTGTTTCGAGGAATTGCAAACCATTTGCCAAGCAGGCGCA AAGACACCAGCGGCACGAATACGCACAATTTTCAGGCTCAATATGATCTCGACTCTTTTTTCGTCGCTTAACACGGATCTTGACGATGATTTCAAGGATGTGCATACTGTGCAACCCGTTCTATTGGTTATGCAGAAAACTATGCCCATTTTTCGTCAGATTGCTGAGCTGTGGGTGGAGGAGATCGACGTCCTAGAg GCCGCTTGCAACGCATTGAAGCATGCAATTGTGAACTTGAGAAGCAGCTTTCGACCCATGCTGCAGGATTTGTGCTATTTTATTGTGGCCAGCTTTCAGACCCGTTGCTGTGCACCCACCTTGGAGATTTCTAAGACG GTCATTATCATATTCTACAAGGAGGAGAGCTGCAAGCCATTGATGCAACAGCTGCTCTCGGAGTTCGTGGTGTACAGCTTTAAGCTGTTTGAAGCGGTACCACAGCAGAACTTTTCTAATATATCAGACACCATGGAAATGTTCTTTGGCTGTCTcacacaaattattaaaaaggtGCCCCAAGTGCTGGAGGATAAATCGTTAGCATACGATCGTCTCATCTATTATGCACAGCATTCGATGACGCTACCAGAGAATGGTCCCATACGCGCCGGCATACAGTTTGTGACTCACTTTGTGATGCAATCACGCAACCATCTCCATATGGCAGAGGTAGTCATGGCTAATGGCGAGCAGATCATGCACACGGCCATGGTTTGTGTTGGCTATATGACACCGCGACAACAAGTTGAAAAGTTTGCCGATTTATTTCTGGCCATTAACAAAAAGTATCCGGCTGAAATGGTCGTTTGGCTTAAGAATGTTATGTCAGTACCCAATTTTCCCACTGAGCTGATCAGTGATGCGGAAAAGGCTCGTTACGTCTCCCTGATCATCAA AGTAAAGGTCAACAAGCGATTGCTGCAACAACACCTCAATGAGCTGGCCATTAAGACACGCGGACTTGTACCGCTCCAGGTTCCAGTGAATTAA